The Streptomyces luteogriseus genome includes a window with the following:
- a CDS encoding ABC transporter substrate-binding protein gives MRHRSRVAEAVAAVLLLALSAACGSRLPESDFEHDDRTPAPRDAAPLRVGIITSATSPVGGSAFTGPRDGARAFLDRLNARGGIDGRRVEVRTCDDGGSGVGNNECVHKLVEEDEVVALVATTALDYAGASRVSRAGVPDIGGQPIGTAYDTYPHLYGIYGSLAPRDGTPGWSGKLYGGTEVYRYFKREHGARTAAVVSYNQSASAAYARLVERGLRAEGYEVVTEQVDFALPNFRAVAADLKEQGADLVFDAIDGHGNARLCQAMDEAGADVTAKVTNVQNWTSTVGDDYKDAPRCRNALWATGASRNFEDTGHPAVREFREATKDLKTHSQWQLEGWAAARWFTDAATSCASTGITRACVDGFMNRGQGHTAGGLLLPVRFDRLPEPPKTSRTCLSVARWQDGRGWVGQGDMNRTCFTVPQLAYAP, from the coding sequence ATGCGTCACCGGTCCCGGGTTGCTGAGGCCGTAGCCGCGGTGCTGCTGCTCGCCCTGAGCGCGGCCTGCGGCAGCCGGCTCCCGGAGAGCGACTTCGAGCACGACGACCGCACCCCCGCGCCCCGCGACGCCGCGCCCCTGCGGGTCGGCATCATCACCAGCGCCACCAGCCCGGTCGGCGGCAGCGCCTTCACCGGCCCGCGCGACGGCGCCCGGGCCTTCCTCGACCGTCTCAACGCGCGCGGGGGCATCGACGGCCGCCGGGTCGAGGTGCGCACCTGCGACGACGGCGGCAGCGGCGTCGGCAACAACGAATGCGTGCACAAGCTCGTCGAGGAGGACGAGGTCGTCGCCCTGGTCGCCACGACCGCCCTCGACTACGCGGGCGCCTCCCGCGTCTCCCGCGCGGGTGTCCCCGACATCGGCGGCCAGCCCATCGGCACCGCCTACGACACCTACCCGCACCTCTACGGCATCTACGGCAGCCTCGCGCCTCGCGACGGCACCCCCGGCTGGAGCGGAAAGCTGTACGGCGGCACCGAGGTCTACCGCTACTTCAAACGCGAGCACGGTGCCCGTACCGCCGCCGTCGTCTCCTACAACCAGTCCGCCTCGGCCGCCTACGCCCGGCTCGTCGAGCGCGGCCTGCGCGCCGAGGGCTACGAGGTCGTCACCGAGCAGGTCGACTTCGCCCTGCCCAACTTCCGCGCCGTCGCCGCCGACCTCAAGGAGCAGGGCGCCGACCTGGTGTTCGACGCGATCGACGGGCACGGCAACGCCCGGCTCTGCCAGGCCATGGACGAGGCGGGAGCCGACGTCACCGCCAAGGTGACCAACGTGCAGAACTGGACGTCCACCGTCGGCGACGACTACAAGGACGCCCCGCGCTGCCGCAACGCCCTGTGGGCGACCGGCGCCAGCCGCAACTTCGAGGACACCGGCCACCCGGCCGTACGGGAGTTCCGTGAGGCGACGAAGGACCTGAAGACCCACTCCCAGTGGCAGCTGGAGGGGTGGGCGGCCGCGCGGTGGTTCACGGACGCGGCGACGTCCTGCGCGAGTACGGGCATCACCCGCGCGTGCGTCGACGGCTTCATGAACCGCGGCCAGGGCCACACCGCCGGGGGGCTGCTGCTCCCCGTCCGCTTCGACCGCCTGCCCGAGCCGCCGAAGACCAGCAGGACCTGCCTGTCGGTGGCCCGCTGGCAGGACGGCAGGGGCTGGGTGGGGCAGGGGGACATGAACCGCACCTGCTTCACCGTCCCGCAACTGGCCTACGCGCCTTGA
- a CDS encoding helix-turn-helix transcriptional regulator: MLETSARLLRLLSLLQAHREWSGADLAGRLGVSARTLRRDVDRLRELGYPVNASPGTGGGYQLGAGAELPPLLLDDDEAVAVAVGLRTAAGQGIDGIGETSVRALAKLEQVLPNRLRRRVGALNAVTVPMLRSTLPSSVDPAVLTELAHLCRDSERLRFEYRGHDGTTTRRSVEPHRLVCTERRWYLVAWDLDRDDWRTFRVDRVTPRPPHGPRFVPRDPPAEDLAAYVSQGVSTRAYATHALVRLLAPLEDALQHISPSAGVLEAESTDTCLLRCGAGSLDVMVIHVVMLGFDFEVLEPVELIEAIRRTRDRLDGALARAAQSPPRTADGAGRTPGTRNGSGAAS, translated from the coding sequence ATGTTGGAGACCTCGGCCCGCCTGCTGCGTCTGCTGTCCCTGCTCCAGGCCCACCGCGAGTGGTCCGGCGCCGACCTGGCCGGCCGGCTCGGCGTCAGCGCCCGCACCCTGCGCCGGGACGTCGACCGGCTGCGCGAACTCGGCTACCCGGTCAACGCCAGCCCCGGCACCGGCGGCGGCTACCAGCTCGGCGCCGGAGCCGAACTGCCGCCGCTGCTCCTGGACGACGACGAGGCCGTCGCCGTGGCGGTCGGACTGCGCACCGCCGCCGGGCAGGGCATCGACGGCATCGGCGAGACCTCGGTACGCGCCCTCGCCAAGCTGGAGCAGGTGCTGCCGAACCGGCTGCGCCGCCGGGTGGGCGCACTGAACGCCGTCACCGTGCCGATGCTGCGCAGCACGCTGCCCTCCTCGGTCGACCCGGCCGTGCTCACCGAACTCGCCCACCTGTGCCGGGACTCCGAACGGCTGCGCTTCGAATACCGCGGCCACGACGGCACCACCACCCGCCGCAGCGTCGAACCGCACCGCCTGGTGTGCACCGAACGCCGCTGGTACCTGGTCGCCTGGGACCTCGACCGCGACGACTGGCGCACGTTCCGCGTGGACCGCGTCACGCCCAGGCCCCCGCACGGCCCGCGCTTCGTGCCGCGCGACCCGCCCGCCGAGGACCTGGCCGCCTACGTCTCCCAGGGCGTCTCCACGCGCGCGTACGCCACCCACGCCCTCGTACGTCTCCTGGCACCCCTGGAGGACGCCCTCCAGCACATCTCGCCCTCCGCCGGGGTGCTGGAGGCGGAGAGCACGGACACCTGCCTGCTGCGCTGCGGCGCCGGCAGCCTCGATGTGATGGTCATCCACGTGGTGATGCTGGGCTTCGACTTCGAGGTGCTGGAGCCGGTCGAGCTGATCGAGGCGATCAGGAGGACTCGGGACCGGCTTGATGGCGCTCTGGCTCGGGCTGCGCAGTCACCGCCGCGTACTGCGGATGGTGCAGGTCGAACGCCGGGGACTCGGAACGGATCCGGGGCAGCGTCGTGA